From Halodesulfovibrio sp., a single genomic window includes:
- a CDS encoding DUF1007 family protein, translating into MRTTISLLIIFCLCFSISVPRVAQAHPHVFVDSALKLRFEKNDLAAIDVIWTFDEMSSDMFLIDLDTNADGTLSKAEWKKQRPDIEGYLSEQSFFVHVTLDGKRIHFAKLNNFTASFADGILTYKMTIPVGIAQKAAPQKMQIAIFDPSYYTDFYTALEAVSVNGNTNLQLSIDDAPELAFYQGQIIPTAVTFEF; encoded by the coding sequence ATGAGAACAACCATTTCCTTGCTCATTATTTTTTGTCTTTGTTTTAGTATATCCGTTCCGCGTGTTGCACAGGCACACCCACATGTGTTCGTGGACAGCGCACTCAAACTTCGCTTTGAAAAAAACGATCTCGCTGCCATTGATGTGATCTGGACGTTTGATGAAATGTCCAGTGACATGTTTTTAATTGATCTAGATACAAATGCTGACGGCACGTTGAGTAAAGCAGAGTGGAAGAAACAGCGCCCAGACATTGAAGGATATCTGTCAGAACAAAGTTTTTTTGTGCACGTAACGCTTGACGGAAAACGTATCCATTTTGCAAAGCTCAATAATTTTACTGCTAGCTTTGCAGACGGAATTCTTACGTATAAAATGACCATACCGGTTGGTATTGCCCAAAAAGCAGCTCCACAAAAAATGCAAATCGCCATTTTTGATCCATCATATTATACTGATTTTTATACCGCGCTTGAGGCTGTTTCAGTTAACGGAAATACTAATCTCCAGCTTTCCATTGATGATGCGCCTGAACTTGCATTCTATCAGGGGCAAATTATCCCTACCGCAGTGACGTTCGAGTTTTAA
- a CDS encoding DUF2325 domain-containing protein: MCATLIGGMDRLKRDYINTAKSQGVKLKVFTGKENAIAGKMGSPDMVILFTNKVSHAARREVVQYAKSKDIPVHMAHSCGVSTLKQVLR; this comes from the coding sequence ATGTGCGCAACGTTAATTGGTGGAATGGATAGATTGAAGCGAGACTACATAAACACGGCAAAAAGTCAGGGCGTGAAATTGAAGGTGTTTACCGGAAAAGAAAACGCCATTGCCGGAAAAATGGGTAGCCCGGATATGGTTATTCTATTCACTAACAAAGTTTCGCACGCTGCCCGTAGAGAAGTTGTGCAATATGCCAAGTCGAAAGATATTCCGGTTCATATGGCTCATTCCTGTGGTGTTTCGACATTGAAGCAGGTTTTACGATAA
- a CDS encoding tetratricopeptide repeat protein → MCAAKEIGALSKAGMAAMAEGNYMNAEFMMHQAIRRAEHLGVDTYTAKLKNNFGIILNLQGKKQEAATYFGEALTTITRTIGTENKLYRVIEANLHDAQVTQA, encoded by the coding sequence ATGTGTGCTGCAAAAGAAATTGGTGCGCTTAGCAAAGCAGGTATGGCGGCAATGGCTGAAGGAAACTACATGAATGCAGAATTTATGATGCATCAAGCCATCCGTAGAGCAGAGCATCTTGGTGTAGATACCTACACAGCAAAGCTCAAAAATAACTTCGGAATAATTCTTAACTTGCAAGGCAAAAAGCAGGAAGCAGCAACTTATTTTGGCGAAGCACTCACTACAATTACCCGAACTATCGGAACCGAAAATAAGCTTTACCGCGTTATTGAAGCAAACTTGCATGATGCCCAAGTGACACAAGCATAG
- a CDS encoding NAD(P)H-dependent glycerol-3-phosphate dehydrogenase codes for MKVTVIGGGSWGTALAQLLAEKGYEVPLLVRDEKQADAINSTRENAKYLPNVPLHTNITATTNAQTALTNVRHILFSVPCQVFRDTLKKHEPLIEKGTTIICSNKGLELETGKTVSEVVTEELGHKEPIFAMLSGPSFAAEVVRGMPTAVVLGCCDQRCGKELREMFSNENFRAYSSTDVLGVELGGAFKNVIAIAAGMSDGLRFGSNARAALITRGLAEMSRLGVAMGAKAETFMGLSGMGDLVLTCTGDLSRNRQVGLKLGQGKTLSQIMEEMHQVAEGVKTTTAVHRLAQRLQIELPITSTMHAIIHDGKDPQAAWRELMKRELREE; via the coding sequence ATGAAAGTTACCGTTATCGGCGGTGGAAGCTGGGGAACAGCTCTAGCTCAACTGCTTGCTGAAAAGGGATACGAAGTACCACTACTTGTGCGCGATGAGAAGCAGGCAGACGCAATCAACAGCACACGGGAAAACGCTAAATACTTACCAAATGTGCCGCTCCACACCAACATTACTGCAACCACAAACGCACAGACAGCTTTAACCAACGTGCGTCACATCCTTTTTTCTGTTCCATGTCAGGTTTTCCGTGACACCTTAAAAAAACACGAACCATTGATTGAAAAAGGAACAACAATTATCTGTTCCAACAAAGGGCTTGAGCTTGAAACCGGAAAAACTGTTTCAGAAGTAGTTACAGAAGAACTGGGGCACAAAGAGCCAATCTTCGCCATGCTTTCAGGCCCTTCATTCGCAGCAGAAGTTGTACGCGGTATGCCGACAGCAGTTGTTCTCGGCTGTTGCGATCAACGGTGCGGAAAAGAACTGCGCGAAATGTTTTCCAACGAAAACTTCCGTGCCTACTCTTCTACTGATGTTCTTGGGGTGGAGCTTGGTGGAGCATTTAAAAATGTTATCGCCATTGCAGCAGGTATGTCTGACGGTTTACGGTTTGGCTCCAATGCCCGCGCCGCCTTAATTACTCGAGGGCTTGCAGAAATGTCCCGTCTTGGTGTTGCTATGGGGGCTAAGGCAGAAACATTTATGGGGCTTTCGGGAATGGGTGATCTTGTTTTAACGTGTACGGGAGACCTGTCCCGAAACCGTCAAGTCGGACTAAAGCTTGGACAAGGCAAAACGCTGTCCCAAATTATGGAAGAAATGCATCAGGTGGCAGAAGGGGTGAAAACCACTACCGCAGTACACAGACTGGCTCAACGCCTGCAAATTGAACTTCCAATTACATCTACCATGCATGCCATTATCCATGATGGAAAAGACCCGCAGGCAGCATGGCGTGAATTAATGAAACGAGAGTTACGGGAAGAGTAA
- the ahbB gene encoding siroheme decarboxylase subunit beta: MAKTEFTEIEKKILHIVQANLPDSATPYADIAEEVGTDEQTVLNLLQLMKDEGTIRRFGASLKHQKAGFNHNAMVAWKVDEDVIDEIGKIAAKHQLISHCYHRPSTHPEWQYNLFTMIHGRHEDEYMEVVEELRRTTELDEYAVLTSLKELKKISMTYF, translated from the coding sequence ATGGCGAAAACCGAGTTTACGGAAATCGAAAAAAAGATTTTGCACATTGTGCAAGCCAATCTTCCAGATAGTGCTACGCCTTACGCAGATATTGCGGAAGAAGTAGGCACAGACGAACAAACTGTTCTTAATTTGCTTCAGCTCATGAAAGATGAAGGCACAATCCGCCGTTTTGGTGCTAGCTTGAAGCACCAGAAAGCAGGGTTTAATCATAATGCAATGGTTGCATGGAAAGTCGATGAAGATGTTATCGACGAGATCGGTAAAATTGCTGCGAAACATCAGCTTATTTCTCATTGCTACCATCGTCCTTCCACTCATCCGGAGTGGCAGTACAACCTTTTCACAATGATTCATGGTCGCCATGAAGACGAATATATGGAAGTTGTTGAAGAGCTTCGCAGGACTACCGAGCTGGACGAATACGCAGTGCTCACGTCCTTGAAAGAGCTTAAAAAAATTTCTATGACATATTTTTAA